Proteins found in one Deltaproteobacteria bacterium genomic segment:
- a CDS encoding flippase-like domain-containing protein gives MKKTWNLLRQLLPWLVAIGIFYWLFKKYPPAQVFSNIRDTNLFAFFGLSLFYVGYVALIDSYGLAWTLSRFDCKVSLKEMIPPRFTSYLVAILNYNAGQAMLTLYLKKSHRYSPFKTLGAILLLMLMDFFLIITLCVVSSLFVNLHVRGIDLSAWIQKFGLVFYVSLLIVALLRKKLPAFIHQKKIFQALHQATYRDILTMIGLRIPIHFGFIFCIYFLLKIFHAHVPFTSLILSIPLALLIGAVPITPGGLGTIQAAIVELLKDQIHSPLFLTGTTRPEDLLFAASLLWIFCNYLLKATIGLFYLRQVSKVVGSVLPSEAS, from the coding sequence ATGAAGAAAACCTGGAATCTGCTTAGGCAACTACTCCCTTGGCTAGTGGCCATTGGCATCTTCTATTGGTTATTCAAAAAATATCCTCCTGCCCAAGTTTTTTCTAATATTCGAGATACCAACCTATTCGCCTTTTTTGGCCTGTCTTTATTCTATGTGGGCTATGTTGCACTCATCGATTCCTATGGCCTAGCTTGGACCTTATCGCGTTTTGATTGTAAGGTTTCTCTAAAAGAAATGATCCCGCCCCGTTTTACGAGCTACTTGGTGGCCATTCTCAATTACAATGCCGGGCAGGCCATGCTCACTCTTTATTTAAAAAAATCTCACCGCTACTCTCCCTTTAAAACTTTGGGCGCCATTCTTTTATTAATGCTGATGGATTTCTTTTTGATCATCACCCTTTGTGTCGTGAGTTCTTTGTTCGTCAACCTGCACGTGCGGGGGATTGACTTGTCGGCATGGATTCAAAAATTTGGATTAGTGTTTTATGTTTCTTTATTAATCGTTGCTTTGTTAAGAAAAAAACTGCCCGCCTTTATTCATCAAAAAAAGATCTTTCAAGCCCTACACCAAGCCACCTATCGTGATATTTTAACTATGATTGGTTTGCGTATTCCCATCCACTTTGGATTTATTTTCTGCATCTATTTTCTTTTGAAAATTTTTCATGCCCATGTTCCCTTCACGAGTCTCATCCTTAGCATACCGCTAGCCCTTTTGATTGGCGCTGTGCCTATAACGCCTGGTGGATTGGGGACCATCCAAGCCGCCATCGTTGAACTGTTAAAAGATCAAATTCACTCGCCGCTTTTTTTAACTGGAACCACTCGCCCTGAAGATTTATTATTTGCCGCAAGCTTACTCTGGATTTTTTGTAACTACCTTTTAAAAGCCACCATAGGATTATTTTATTTAAGACAAGTATCAAAAGTTGTTGGCTCCGTGCTGCCCTCCGAAGCCTCTTAA
- a CDS encoding type II toxin-antitoxin system HicB family antitoxin, protein MKYRVLIEQDEDGMYVSQCPSLPGCISQGKTRQEALQNIYDAIQGYLTSLKKHGDPLPPSIQEEVIDVAL, encoded by the coding sequence ATGAAATATCGAGTTCTTATTGAGCAAGATGAAGACGGAATGTACGTCTCTCAATGCCCCTCTTTGCCTGGCTGTATTTCACAGGGCAAAACTAGGCAAGAGGCATTACAGAATATTTATGATGCAATTCAAGGATACTTAACTAGCCTCAAGAAACATGGTGATCCTCTTCCCCCTTCTATTCAAGAAGAAGTCATCGACGTCGCTCTATGA
- a CDS encoding type II toxin-antitoxin system HicA family toxin has product MSKLPAISGEKALKAFKKMGFALDHQTGSHVILRHEKPPYRRLTIPNHKELAKGTLRSLIREAGLTVDEFVNLL; this is encoded by the coding sequence ATGAGCAAATTACCTGCTATCTCTGGAGAAAAAGCTCTTAAAGCCTTTAAAAAAATGGGTTTTGCTTTAGACCACCAAACCGGTAGCCATGTGATTTTGCGGCATGAAAAACCTCCTTATCGTCGCTTAACAATTCCCAACCATAAAGAACTTGCCAAAGGGACCCTGAGAAGTTTAATTCGCGAGGCTGGATTAACTGTCGATGAATTTGTAAATTTATTATAA
- a CDS encoding AI-2E family transporter, with the protein MQPTAAEKKSFVVFLFLLLMLAAYLLKSFAMPAILAAILVILCNPIQAFLLKKLKERRYLSATISTLVVFLFVLVPLILVGSLVTSQIFSWADKLSFYLENESLSKLFANLSINISNYFNQLNTQFNLNLDLSRMAKGLLKQIWAFASAYSPGVLSSTLNVLVSFFIMLVVIFFFFADGPKLYKEIVLLSPLQEKYEHILAYEIKRTIHGVFYGSFFTALVQAILATAAYFFLKVDGFLVWGFITFLTSFIPFVGAAGIWLPMSIILLLVGDTRSGIFLIIYGALIISGVDNFLKPILIKGKSDLHPLVLFLSILGGIRVFGPAGLLLGPIIMAVLLAALKIYKQDFVQSN; encoded by the coding sequence ATGCAACCCACAGCAGCTGAGAAAAAATCTTTTGTTGTCTTTCTCTTTTTGCTTTTAATGCTAGCGGCTTATCTTTTGAAGTCGTTTGCTATGCCTGCTATTTTGGCGGCCATTCTTGTGATTTTATGCAACCCCATCCAAGCCTTTTTGCTGAAAAAATTAAAAGAACGAAGATATTTGAGTGCAACAATTTCAACGTTGGTGGTCTTTTTATTTGTGTTGGTGCCTTTGATTTTAGTTGGTTCTTTGGTGACCAGCCAGATTTTTTCGTGGGCCGACAAACTTTCTTTTTATTTAGAAAATGAAAGCCTTTCTAAATTATTTGCTAATCTAAGTATTAATATTAGTAATTATTTTAATCAGCTCAACACCCAATTTAATTTAAACTTAGATTTAAGCCGCATGGCCAAAGGCCTATTGAAGCAAATCTGGGCCTTTGCTTCGGCTTATTCACCCGGGGTTTTGTCCAGCACCTTGAATGTATTGGTTTCTTTTTTCATTATGTTGGTGGTGATTTTTTTCTTTTTTGCCGATGGGCCTAAGCTTTACAAAGAAATCGTTTTGCTTTCCCCTTTACAAGAAAAATATGAACACATCTTAGCTTACGAAATTAAGCGAACCATCCATGGGGTTTTTTATGGTTCTTTTTTTACAGCGCTGGTTCAGGCCATTCTTGCCACAGCGGCTTATTTCTTTTTAAAGGTAGATGGCTTTTTGGTGTGGGGCTTTATCACCTTTTTAACTTCGTTTATTCCCTTTGTAGGCGCGGCTGGGATTTGGTTGCCCATGTCGATTATTCTATTGCTGGTGGGTGATACTCGGTCAGGCATTTTTTTAATCATCTATGGGGCCCTCATCATTTCAGGGGTCGATAATTTTTTAAAACCTATTCTTATCAAAGGCAAAAGTGATCTTCATCCCCTAGTGCTTTTTTTAAGTATTTTAGGCGGCATTCGGGTCTTTGGCCCGGCCGGGTTATTGCTGGGGCCCATCATTATGGCGGTGTTGTTAGCTGCCCTCAAAATCTATAAACAGGATTTTGTTCAATCTAACTAA
- a CDS encoding SDR family NAD(P)-dependent oxidoreductase, translating to MFLAGKKALITGGGRGIGRAIACALANEGVEIALLARTEKQLESVAELIGQKTKVVCITADLNELAKLPKVFEEIQQSLGPIDLLINNAGTGAHRPFLKGELADWVWTLNVNLIAGMYLAQLALPHMMAKQEGAIINIASMAGKMGLKDSAAYCASKFGVVGFSQALFEEVREHNIKVCAICPGYVDTPLIPKTPSLDRQKMIAPEDVAQTVLQVLQMNARVCPTEIILRPQRSPYATHSS from the coding sequence ATGTTTCTTGCTGGTAAAAAAGCCTTAATCACCGGTGGGGGGCGAGGCATTGGCAGGGCCATTGCTTGTGCCCTTGCCAATGAGGGCGTTGAAATAGCCTTACTGGCTAGAACTGAAAAGCAACTAGAATCCGTAGCGGAGCTGATTGGGCAAAAGACCAAAGTCGTTTGCATTACAGCCGATCTCAATGAACTTGCAAAACTACCCAAAGTTTTTGAAGAAATTCAACAAAGCTTAGGGCCCATTGATCTATTAATCAATAATGCCGGCACCGGGGCCCATCGCCCTTTTCTCAAAGGTGAGCTTGCTGATTGGGTTTGGACCCTCAATGTCAATTTGATCGCGGGTATGTATTTAGCTCAATTAGCTCTACCCCATATGATGGCCAAACAAGAAGGGGCCATTATTAACATTGCTTCGATGGCGGGTAAAATGGGTTTGAAAGATTCAGCTGCATATTGTGCCTCAAAATTTGGAGTGGTGGGGTTTAGCCAAGCGCTTTTTGAAGAGGTGAGGGAACACAATATTAAAGTTTGTGCCATTTGCCCGGGTTATGTTGATACCCCGTTGATTCCCAAAACACCAAGTTTGGATCGGCAGAAAATGATTGCGCCCGAAGATGTTGCACAAACGGTTTTGCAAGTGTTGCAAATGAATGCTAGAGTTTGCCCTACTGAAATTATCTTAAGACCTCAACGGAGCCCCTATGCAACCCACAGCAGCTGA
- the polX gene encoding DNA polymerase/3'-5' exonuclease PolX, translating to MEKNQIIENLNTIAQLMELDGENPFKVRAFLNAARVLESEARDLSTLVKTGELSNLQGVGKGLTEAITEMVQKNKSTPLMELQKKFPEGLVECLKISGLGPKKLKVLYQELGIQNVGELEYACKENRLLGLKGFGLKTQENVLQGIAALKKFQGRFHLDMAWATANRLVAYLKAQHKGLQIEVGGSLRRWRETIGDIDLLIASDNSAEKIIQTFQKVPQLESVLAAGPTKASIRLQSSIQVDLRVVHPEEFPYALVYFTGNKIHNTALRARAKDFGLKLNEYGLFKGTKCIPCKTEADVYAALELQYIPPELREGLGEIEIAAEHKIPKLIEAKDIQGVFHVHSDWSDGINAMEDMQQEAMRLGFCYMGQSDHSQSATYAGGLNETRVKSQLTKIEGLNKKTKNFHIFKGVESDILADGSLDYAPKILKQFDFIIASVHSRFKMTKSQMTERILTAIKNPYTRILGHMTGRLLLAREEYEIDIEKIIEEAAKNRVAIEINANPHRLDMDWRFLKKAKTAGVKFFINPDAHSTRGLSDTWLGVHIARKGWLSKEDVINTGSLAVITKYLSNMDPPLPRRMTCT from the coding sequence ATGGAAAAAAATCAAATCATTGAAAATCTTAATACCATTGCTCAATTGATGGAACTCGATGGTGAAAATCCTTTCAAAGTAAGGGCTTTCCTTAACGCCGCCCGAGTTTTAGAAAGTGAAGCAAGGGACTTGAGCACTTTGGTAAAAACCGGGGAATTATCTAATCTTCAAGGTGTTGGCAAAGGCCTCACCGAGGCCATCACCGAAATGGTGCAAAAAAACAAATCTACCCCCTTAATGGAATTGCAAAAAAAGTTCCCCGAAGGCCTTGTGGAATGTTTAAAAATCTCAGGGCTGGGGCCTAAAAAATTAAAAGTTCTCTACCAAGAATTAGGCATTCAGAACGTAGGCGAGTTGGAATATGCCTGTAAAGAAAATCGTCTGCTGGGTCTTAAAGGTTTTGGCTTAAAAACCCAAGAGAATGTTCTGCAAGGCATTGCTGCGCTCAAAAAATTTCAAGGGCGATTTCATTTAGACATGGCCTGGGCTACCGCCAATCGACTGGTGGCCTATTTAAAAGCACAACACAAGGGCCTTCAAATTGAAGTGGGGGGGAGTTTAAGAAGATGGCGGGAAACCATTGGAGATATTGATTTGCTGATTGCCAGCGATAACTCTGCTGAAAAAATTATTCAAACTTTCCAAAAAGTCCCTCAGCTCGAATCGGTGTTGGCTGCCGGCCCCACCAAGGCTAGCATTCGTTTGCAATCGAGCATTCAAGTCGACTTACGAGTGGTGCATCCTGAAGAATTTCCTTATGCCCTCGTTTATTTTACAGGCAATAAAATCCACAATACCGCCTTACGCGCCCGCGCCAAAGATTTTGGGTTAAAACTCAACGAATATGGCCTCTTCAAAGGCACAAAATGTATCCCCTGTAAAACCGAGGCCGACGTTTATGCGGCTTTAGAATTGCAATACATCCCACCAGAATTAAGAGAAGGCTTAGGCGAAATTGAAATAGCAGCCGAGCACAAAATTCCCAAACTCATTGAGGCCAAAGACATTCAAGGGGTCTTTCATGTACACTCGGACTGGAGTGATGGCATCAACGCAATGGAAGACATGCAACAAGAGGCCATGCGTTTGGGTTTTTGCTACATGGGGCAATCGGATCATAGCCAATCAGCCACCTACGCGGGCGGGCTTAATGAAACTCGAGTAAAATCCCAACTGACTAAAATTGAAGGCCTTAATAAAAAGACTAAAAACTTTCATATCTTCAAGGGCGTTGAATCCGATATTTTAGCCGATGGCTCTTTAGATTATGCCCCCAAAATTTTAAAACAGTTCGATTTTATTATTGCCTCGGTGCACAGCCGTTTTAAAATGACTAAAAGCCAAATGACTGAACGAATTTTAACCGCCATCAAAAACCCTTATACTCGCATTTTAGGCCACATGACGGGCCGATTGTTGCTGGCCCGAGAAGAATATGAAATCGATATTGAAAAAATTATAGAAGAGGCCGCTAAAAATCGCGTGGCCATTGAAATTAACGCCAACCCCCATCGCCTAGATATGGATTGGCGATTTTTGAAAAAAGCGAAAACGGCAGGGGTGAAATTTTTCATTAACCCCGACGCCCATAGCACAAGAGGCTTAAGCGACACCTGGTTGGGCGTTCACATCGCCCGCAAAGGTTGGCTAAGCAAAGAAGATGTGATTAATACGGGTTCGCTGGCCGTTATTACAAAATATTTATCTAATATGGATCCCCCGCTTCCGCGGAGGATGACATGCACGTAA
- a CDS encoding divalent-cation tolerance protein CutA, which produces MKSLVVLCTVPTLELAKIMANGLVKEKLAACVNIIPNIISVYEWDDKICEDKEFLLLIKTNARKYPKLESKILATHRYEVPEIIALPIERGSPAYLKWLGQFLNR; this is translated from the coding sequence ATGAAAAGTCTGGTTGTACTTTGCACCGTTCCCACTCTGGAACTGGCTAAAATCATGGCCAATGGCCTGGTCAAAGAAAAATTGGCGGCCTGTGTCAACATCATCCCCAATATTATTTCGGTTTATGAATGGGATGACAAAATTTGTGAAGACAAAGAATTTTTACTGCTCATAAAAACCAACGCCCGTAAATATCCCAAGCTAGAAAGCAAGATCTTAGCTACCCACCGCTATGAAGTGCCAGAAATTATCGCCCTACCTATTGAACGCGGCAGCCCTGCTTATTTAAAATGGTTGGGGCAATTTTTAAATAGGTGA